One stretch of Lytechinus variegatus isolate NC3 chromosome 17, Lvar_3.0, whole genome shotgun sequence DNA includes these proteins:
- the LOC121431180 gene encoding CUB and zona pellucida-like domain-containing protein 1 has translation MNGGSDLHFIDRSSTVVFSNVITYEKPEAEEDTEITREYQMQLEVECCLDKSETVDGSFKPRLGKVVFSDKSTGNFDLTMKRFESESFEVEESSTVLLITDLFFGVALNSVQSVGMFIDEAWATAGPDAGSTPRHDLISDGCPVDETALVYFIEAHQEGFSVDSFRFVGDHEEVYFHAVVMVCGTEKSEERRSDIQDKCNDKVRQLPEAPPATGDRKRRSADLLSTQTISSGPFRVRNPTSDMATDDVSSSNPFAMLTLGMIAAVVAMVILMGVAKLVGRSTNYNYQRVSTETIEGI, from the exons ATGAATGGAGGATCCGACTTGCATTTTATT gaCAGAAGCTCTACAGTGGTTTTCTCCAATGTTATCACTTATGAAAAACCCGAAGCTGAAGAAGATACAGAAATCACTCGCGAATATCAAATGCAACTTGAGGTGGAATGTTGTTTAGACAAATCAGAAACAGTTGATGGGTCCTTCAAACCACGCCTTGGTAAGGTTGTATTCAGCGACAAGAGCACTGGTAACTTCGATCTAACAATGAAAAGATTCGAGTCAGAGAGTTTTGAAGTTGAAGAATCCAGCACCGTCTTGCTGATAACGGACCTCTTCTTTGGAGTCGCTCTCAATTCTGTGCAAAGCGTTGGGATGTTCATTGATGAAGCCTGGGCTACAGCTGGCCCCGATGCGGGTAGTACACCACGACACGATCTGATAAGTGACGG ATGCCCTGTTGACGAAACAGCTttagtttattttattgaaGCGCATCAAGAAGGCTTTAGCGTGGACTCTTTCCGTTTCGTCGGAGACCATGAAGAG GTGTACTTTCACGCTGTGGTGATGGTATGTGGTACCGAAAAGAGCGAAGAGAGGCGTAGCGATATCCAAGACAAATGTAATGACAAGGTTCGTCAGCTTCCCGAAGCACCTCCTGCTACTGGAGATCGCAAACGACGATCTGCCGATTTACTTTCCACTCAGACGATCAGCAGTGGTCCTTTCCGTGTTCGTAATCCAACCAGTGATATGGCCACTGACG ATGTGTCTTCCTCCAATCCGTTTGCGATGCTCACTCTTGGTATGATCGCTGCAGTGGTTGCCATGGTTATTCTGATGGGCGTGGCCAAACTGGTCGGTAGATCAACCAACTACAACTATCAGCGTGTTTCGACCGAAACCATTGAAGGGATTTAG